One part of the Triplophysa dalaica isolate WHDGS20190420 chromosome 25, ASM1584641v1, whole genome shotgun sequence genome encodes these proteins:
- the ndufv1 gene encoding NADH dehydrogenase [ubiquinone] flavoprotein 1, mitochondrial has protein sequence MLSCLGCPALSRVLSTGASRAPVAMAAAGASRAPVVSTPTCSPNSMTLVRYNSTAQQDKPKKTKFGPLADQDRIFTNLYGRHDWRLKGALKRGDWYKTKEMLDKGVDWILNEIKVSGLRGRGGAGFPTGMKWSFMNKPSDGRPKYLVVNADEGEPGTCKDREIMRNDPHKLVEGCLLAGRAMGARAAYIYIRGEFYNESSNLQVAINEAYAAGLIGRNACGSGYDFDVFVMRGAGAYICGEETALIESIEGKQGKPRLKPPFPADVGVFGCPTTVANVETVAVAPTICRRGGTWFLGFGRERNSGTKLFNISGHVNNPCTVEEEMSIPIKELIERHAGGVRGGWDNLLCVIPGGSSTPMIPRHVCDDVMMDFDALIQAQTGLGTAALIVMDKSTDVIRAIARLIEFYKHESCGQCTPCREGVDWMNKMMWRFVKGDAQSAEIDMIWEISKQIEGHTICALGDGAAWPVQGLIRHFRPLMESRIADFAQKQQAHA, from the exons ATGCTGTCTTGTCTAGGCTGTCCGGCTCTTAGTAGGGTGCTCAGCACCGGGGCTTCACGGGCCCCGGTTGCCATGGCAGCAGCTGGTGCATCACGTGCCCCTGTTGTCTCCACCCCTACCTGTTCCCCAAACTCCATGACACTGGTGCGATACAACAGCACCGCTCAGCAG GACAAACCAAAGAAGACCAAATTTGGACCTCTTGCTGATCAGGACAGAATATTCACAAACCTTTATGGACGACATGACTGGAG GCTGAAGGGTGCCCTGAAAAGAGGCGACTGGTACAAGACAAAGGAGATGTTGGATAAAGGGGTGGACTGGATCCTGAATGAGATCAAGGTGTCCGGCCTGCGTGGCAGAGGAGGTGCTGGCTTCCCGACCGGGATGAAGTGGAGCTTCATGAACAAGCCCAGTGATGGCAG GCCTAAATATCTTGTGGTGAATGCTGATGAAGGTGAACCCGGGACCTGCAAGGACAGAGAGATCATGCGTAATGATCCTCACAAGCTCGTTGAGGGCTGTCTGTTGGCCGGTAGGGCCATGGGAGCTCGCGCTGCTTATATTTACATCCGTGGAGAGTTTTACAATGAGTCGTCCAACCTGCAG GTGGCCATTAATGAGGCTTATGCAGCTGGTCTGATTGGCCGAAACGCGTGCGGCTCAGGTTATGActttgatgtgtttgtgatgcGCGGCGCTGGGGCGTACATCTGTGGAGAGGAGACCGCTCTCATCGAGTCCATTGAAGGCAAACAGGGGAAACCCCGTCTGAAACCTCCCTTCCCTGCTGATGTGG GTGTGTTTGGTTGTCCAACAACGGTTGCAAACGTCGAGACGGTGGCTGTGGCGCCGACCATCTGCCGTCGCGGCGGCACGTGGTTTCTGGGTTTTGGACGGGAGAGAAACTCCGGCACAAAGCTTTTCAACATTTCTGGCCATGTGAACAACCCCTGCACGGTGGAAGAAGAAATGTCCATTCCCATTAAGGAACTTATTGAGAGACATGCCG GTGGTGTTCGAGGGGGTTGGGATAATCTTCTTTGTGTTATTCCTGGTGGGTCTTCCACCCCCATGATCCCTCGCCAcgtgtgtgatgatgtcatgatggATTTTGATGCCCTCATTCAAGCTCAAACTGGTCTTGGCACAGCCGCACTTATTGTCATGGATAAATCA ACTGATGTAATCCGAGCTATTGCCCGCTTAATTGAATTCTACAAGCATGAGAGTTGTGGACAGTGCACACCTTGCAGAGAGG GAGTGGACTGGATGAATAAGATGATGTGGCGCTTTGTGAAAGGCGACGCGCAGTCAGCAGAGATTGATATGATCTGGGAAATCAGTAAGCAGATTGAGGGCCACACCATCTGTGCTTTGGGTGATGGAGCTGCATGGCCAGTGCAG GGATTGATTCGTCACTTTCGGCCATTAATGGAGAGCAGAATCGCAGACTTTGCACAGAAACAGCAGGCCCATGCTTGA
- the hcn3 gene encoding potassium/sodium hyperpolarization-activated cyclic nucleotide-gated channel 2, which translates to MDGDGNPSNGASRRSSRGRFSLSSRGSSPKTILREERGGEEVNKRLLYIVNHHPDQTDSVTHAASKSLEVTACLDGSTTTVTSSPPPSLHKSMCESPGPARSPLPCKSEERVYADQSTFLQRQFGSLLQPGVNKFSLRMFGSAKGVADEQERIKAFGVWIIHPYSDFRFYWDLVMLCLMMGNLIILPWGITFFEDQNTLPWITFNVASDTLFLADLVFNFRTGIMEEENSEIILDPDVIRRRYLRGWFMVDLISSIPVDYIFLIVDIEARLEAAEVYRTARALRIVRFTKILSLLRLLRLSRLIRYIHQWEEIFHLTYDLASAVVRIVNLIGMMLLLCHWDGCFQFMVPMLQDFPPDCWVSKNNMVNSTWDVQYSYALFMAMSHMLCIGYGAQAPEGPTDVWLTMISMIIGATCYAMFLGNATNLVQSLDASHRQYQEKYKQVEQYMSFQKLPADIRQRIHDYYEHRFQGKMFDEENILGELSDPLKEDIVNYNCRGLVANMPLFANADPHFVTVLLTKLRFEVFQPGDMVIREGSLGRKMYFIQHGCVSVITHDSKEKQLNDGCYFGEICLLTRGRRTASVRAETYCRLYSLSVDSFNEVLEEHPLMRRAFESVALDCLDREGNGFVNSPKAPEDDGD; encoded by the exons ATGGATGGTGATGGAAACCCTTCCAACGGTGCCTCCAGACGTAGCAGCAGGGGTCGGTTCTCTTTATCCAGCAGGGGTTCCTCGCCGAAAACTATCCTTCGGGAGGAACGCGGTGGAGAGGAGGTGAACAAAAGGCTGCTTTACATTGTCAACCATCACCCGGACCAAACTGACTCTGTGACCCATGCCGCCTCCAAATCTCTTGAAGTTACGGCGTGTTTAGATGGATCCACCACCACGGTGACCTCGTCCCCTCCGCCCAGCCTCCACAAATCCATGTGTGAGTCACCGGGGCCTGCTCGGTCCCCTCTGCCGTGCAAATCGGAGGAAAGGGTCTACGCCGACCAATCCACGTTTCTCCAGAGACAGTTCGGCTCCCTGCTTCAGCCGGGGGTGAACAAGTTCTCGCTGCGAATGTTTGGCAGCGCAAAGGGCGTAGCAGACGAGCAGGAAAGGATCAAGGCGTTTGGGGTGTGGATTATACatccatatagtgacttcag GTTTTATTGGGACTTGGTGATGCTTTGTCTGATGATGGGAAATCTTATCATTCTGCCATGGGGCATCACCTTCTTCGAAGATCAGAACACTCTGCCCTGGATCACTTTTAATGTGGCCTCCGACACTCTTTTTCTAGCGGACCTCGTCTTCAACTTTAGGACGGGCATAATGGAAGAAGAAAACTCAGAGATCATCCTGGATCCGGATGTGATCCGTCGCCGCTACCTGCGTGGCTGGTTTATGGTGGACCTCATCTCTTCCATCCCGGTGGACTACATCTTCCTGATTGTGGATATAGAAGCTCGGCTTGAGGCGGCGGAGGTGTACCGTACCGCCAGGGCATTGCGCATTGTACGCTTCACCAAGATCCTCAGTCTGCTCCGATTACTGCGCTTGTCAAGACTTATACGTTACATTCATCAGTGGGAGGAG atattCCATTTGACCTATGACCTGGCCAGTGCAGTGGTTCGCATTGTGAATCTGATCGGAATGATGTTGTTACTGTGTCATTGGGACGGCTGCTTTCAGTTCATGGTGCCCATGTTGCAAGACTTTCCTCCGGACTGCTGGGTCTCCAAAAACAACATGGTG AACTCCACATGGGACGTCCAGTACTCGTATGCCCTCTTTATGGCAATGAGCCACATGCTGTGTATTGGGTATGGAGCCCAGGCCCCTGAGGGGCCGACGGACGTCTGGCTCACCATGATCAGCATGATCATTGGTGCCACCTGTTATGCCATGTTCCTGGGCAATGCCACCAACCTGGTGCAATCACTGGATGCCTCCCATCGACAGTACCAGGAGAAG TATAAGCAGGTGGAGCAGTACATGTCCTTCCAGAAGCTGCCTGCTGATATTAGACAGAGGATTCATGATTATTACGAGCATCGCTTCCAGGGCAAGATGTTTGATGAGGAGAATATTCTCGGAGAGCTCAGCGATCCACTCAAAGAG GACATTGTGAACTATAACTGCCGTGGACTTGTGGCAAACATGCCCCTTTTTGCGAATGCTGACCCTCATTTCGTCACGGTACTGTTGACGAAGTTACGCTTCGAGGTCTTTCAGCCAGGTGACATGGTCATTCGAGAAGGGTCGCTCGGTcggaaaatgtatttcattcagCATGGCTGTGTCAGCGTGATCACACATGACAGTAAAGAGAAGCAACTGAATGACGGCTGTTACTTCGGGG agatATGTTTGCTGACCCGTGGACGTCGTACAGCGAGCGTCAGAGCCGAGACCTACTGCAGACTTTATTCTCTCAGTGTGGACAGCTTTAATGAGGTTTTGGAGGAGCATCCGTTAATGAGGAGAGCATTCGAGAGTGTGGCCTTGGACTGCCTGGACCGAGAAGGAAACGGTTTTGTGAACTCGCCCAAAGCCCCGGAGGACGACGGAGACTGA
- the si:ch211-81a5.8 gene encoding uncharacterized protein si:ch211-81a5.8 translates to MNSVVKKSLRAPFRQMTSCLSGVQDGFSRKNKTVRRKSAPCCYGQTAHDSSWIRAYQAELHRERKLRQVKFAQKSVERAADRAHNRSPHRFSKPPVARTQSKRATKNDDSLFGAFQGLRLNMGGAQSSMPTPASADQCKVM, encoded by the exons ATGAACTCTGTGGTGAAGAAATCCCTGCGAGCCCCGTTCCGACAGATGACCAGCTGCCTGTCAGGGGTCCAGGACGGGTTCAGTCGGAAAAACAAGACGGTCCGGAGGAAGAGTGCGCCCTGTTGCTACGGTCAAACCGCACACGACTCTTCTTGGATAAGGGCCTACCAAGCAGAACTGCACAGGGAAAG gaaACTGAGGCAAGTGAAGTTTGCGCAGAAGAGTGTGGAGAGAGCAGCAGATAGAGCGCATAACAGAAGTCCACATCGTTTCTCAAAG CCACCTGTAGCAAGGACACAAAGCAAGAGGGCCACCAAAAATGATGACTCTCTTTTTGGTGCCTTCCAAGGGCTCAGGCTCAACATGGGTGGAGCACAGTCTTCCATGCCGACACCAGCAAGTGCAGATCAATGTAAAGTCATGTGA
- the clk2a gene encoding dual specificity protein kinase CLK2 isoform X2 — translation MPHSRRFPSSERASHSSYQDRYRERDRDRERGRKPRNRRSPSFSSSSEHERRGRGHRLDGGYARSRSYDNRSSDRRPYDRHYGDSYRRQDHSRERDREHGTPRNYYSRDASPSYDYRRGRDRDQEDSYRRKGSRRKHKRRRRRTRSYSPSSSRSDSGTRALCVRDDEEGHLICRSGDVLQERYEIVSTLGEGTFGRVMQCIDHRRGGAHVALKIIKNVEKYKEAARLEINVLERINEKDPENNNLCVQMFDWFDYHGHMCISFELLALSTFDFLKENNYLPYPISQVRDMAYQICLAVKFLHENKLTHTDLKPENILFVNSDFAITYNVEKKRDERTLKNTAVRVVDFGSATFDHEHHSTIVSTRHYRAPEVILELGWSQPCDVWSIGSILFEYYLGFTLFQTHDNREHLAMMERILGPVPSRMIRKTRKQKYFYRGRLDWDDNSSAGRYVRENCKPLRRYLLSEAEEHHQLFDLIESMLEYEPAKRITLAASLRHPFFQSNATAAEQSAGKSWEGNRDISR, via the exons ATGCCGCACTCCCGACGGTTCCCGTCCTCTGAGAGGGCCAGCCACAGCAGCTACCAGGATCGATATCGGGAGCGGGACCGAGACAGAGAGCGAGGGAGAAAACCTCGAAACCGTCGCTCGCCCTCATTCTCTTCTAGCAGTGAACATGAGAGGAGAGGGAGGGGACACAGGCTGGATGGTGGCTATGCACGATCCAGGAG CTACGACAATCGCTCTTCAGACCGCAGGCCATACGACAGACACTATGGCGATAGTTACCGTCGACAGGACCACAGCCGGGAACGGGACAGGGAGCATGGAACGCCACGCAACTACTACTCCCGCGACGCCTCGCCCAGCTACGACTACCGCCGGGGACGCGATCGGGACCAAGAGGACTCCTACAGGAGGAAAGGCAGCAGGCGTAAGCACAAACGAAGGCGGCGTAGAACCAGGTCCTATAGCCCATCCTCCTCG CGGAGTGACAGCGGGACACGGGCACTATGTGTGAGGGACGACGAGGAAGGTCACCTGATCTGTCGGAGTGGCGACGTCCTACAAGAGAGAT ATGAGATTGTCAGCACTTTGGGTGAGGGCACCTTTGGGAGGGTGATGCAATGTATTGATCATCGCAG AGGTGGAGCTCATGTCGCTCTAAAGATCATCAAAAACGTAGAGAAGTACAAAGAAGCAGCACGGCTGGAAATTAACGTACTGGAAAGAATCAATGAAAAGGATCCTGAAAATAACAA cttgtgtgtgcagatgtttgACTGGTTCGACTATCACGGCCATATGTGTATAAGCTTTGAGCTACTGGCTCTCAGCACATTTGATTTCctcaaagaaaacaattacCTGCCCTACCCCATCAGCCAAGTGAGAGACATGGCCTACCAGATCTGCCTGGCTGTCAAAT TTTTACATGAGAACAAgctgacacacacagacctgAAACCAGAAAATATCCTGTTTGTCAACTCTGATTTTGCAATCACGTACAATGTGGAGAAG AAGCGTGATGAGCGTACTTTAAAGAACACCGCAGTAAGGGTGGTGGATTTCGGCAGCGCTACATTTGATCACGAGCACCACAGCACCATTGTCTCTACCCGACACTACAGAGCACCAGAAGTGATTCTGG aACTAGGTTGGAGTCAGCCGTGTGACGTGTGGAGTATTGGCTCCATTCTCTTTGAATACTACCTCGGCTTCACTCTTTTTCAG ACACATGATAATCGGGAGCATTTAGCCATGATGGAGAGGATTTTGGGCCCTGTTCCATCTAGGATGATTCGTAAGACAAG GAAACAGAAATACTTTTATCGTGGACGACTGGACTGGGATGACAACTCCTCAGCAGGAAGATACGTAAGAGAAAACTGCAAACCATTACGG AGATATCTTCTTTCTGAAGCGGAAGAGCATCACCAACTCTTTGATCTTATAGAGAGCATGCTGGAGTACGAGCCAGCAAAACGCATCACACTCGCTGCTTCCCTGAGACATCCCTTTTTCCAGAGCAATGCAACTGCCGCCGAGCAGAGCGCCGGCAAGAGTTGGGAGGGCAATCGTGACATCAGCCGGtga
- the clk2a gene encoding dual specificity protein kinase CLK2 isoform X1 gives MRMPHSRRFPSSERASHSSYQDRYRERDRDRERGRKPRNRRSPSFSSSSEHERRGRGHRLDGGYARSRSYDNRSSDRRPYDRHYGDSYRRQDHSRERDREHGTPRNYYSRDASPSYDYRRGRDRDQEDSYRRKGSRRKHKRRRRRTRSYSPSSSRSDSGTRALCVRDDEEGHLICRSGDVLQERYEIVSTLGEGTFGRVMQCIDHRRGGAHVALKIIKNVEKYKEAARLEINVLERINEKDPENNNLCVQMFDWFDYHGHMCISFELLALSTFDFLKENNYLPYPISQVRDMAYQICLAVKFLHENKLTHTDLKPENILFVNSDFAITYNVEKKRDERTLKNTAVRVVDFGSATFDHEHHSTIVSTRHYRAPEVILELGWSQPCDVWSIGSILFEYYLGFTLFQTHDNREHLAMMERILGPVPSRMIRKTRKQKYFYRGRLDWDDNSSAGRYVRENCKPLRRYLLSEAEEHHQLFDLIESMLEYEPAKRITLAASLRHPFFQSNATAAEQSAGKSWEGNRDISR, from the exons atgagg ATGCCGCACTCCCGACGGTTCCCGTCCTCTGAGAGGGCCAGCCACAGCAGCTACCAGGATCGATATCGGGAGCGGGACCGAGACAGAGAGCGAGGGAGAAAACCTCGAAACCGTCGCTCGCCCTCATTCTCTTCTAGCAGTGAACATGAGAGGAGAGGGAGGGGACACAGGCTGGATGGTGGCTATGCACGATCCAGGAG CTACGACAATCGCTCTTCAGACCGCAGGCCATACGACAGACACTATGGCGATAGTTACCGTCGACAGGACCACAGCCGGGAACGGGACAGGGAGCATGGAACGCCACGCAACTACTACTCCCGCGACGCCTCGCCCAGCTACGACTACCGCCGGGGACGCGATCGGGACCAAGAGGACTCCTACAGGAGGAAAGGCAGCAGGCGTAAGCACAAACGAAGGCGGCGTAGAACCAGGTCCTATAGCCCATCCTCCTCG CGGAGTGACAGCGGGACACGGGCACTATGTGTGAGGGACGACGAGGAAGGTCACCTGATCTGTCGGAGTGGCGACGTCCTACAAGAGAGAT ATGAGATTGTCAGCACTTTGGGTGAGGGCACCTTTGGGAGGGTGATGCAATGTATTGATCATCGCAG AGGTGGAGCTCATGTCGCTCTAAAGATCATCAAAAACGTAGAGAAGTACAAAGAAGCAGCACGGCTGGAAATTAACGTACTGGAAAGAATCAATGAAAAGGATCCTGAAAATAACAA cttgtgtgtgcagatgtttgACTGGTTCGACTATCACGGCCATATGTGTATAAGCTTTGAGCTACTGGCTCTCAGCACATTTGATTTCctcaaagaaaacaattacCTGCCCTACCCCATCAGCCAAGTGAGAGACATGGCCTACCAGATCTGCCTGGCTGTCAAAT TTTTACATGAGAACAAgctgacacacacagacctgAAACCAGAAAATATCCTGTTTGTCAACTCTGATTTTGCAATCACGTACAATGTGGAGAAG AAGCGTGATGAGCGTACTTTAAAGAACACCGCAGTAAGGGTGGTGGATTTCGGCAGCGCTACATTTGATCACGAGCACCACAGCACCATTGTCTCTACCCGACACTACAGAGCACCAGAAGTGATTCTGG aACTAGGTTGGAGTCAGCCGTGTGACGTGTGGAGTATTGGCTCCATTCTCTTTGAATACTACCTCGGCTTCACTCTTTTTCAG ACACATGATAATCGGGAGCATTTAGCCATGATGGAGAGGATTTTGGGCCCTGTTCCATCTAGGATGATTCGTAAGACAAG GAAACAGAAATACTTTTATCGTGGACGACTGGACTGGGATGACAACTCCTCAGCAGGAAGATACGTAAGAGAAAACTGCAAACCATTACGG AGATATCTTCTTTCTGAAGCGGAAGAGCATCACCAACTCTTTGATCTTATAGAGAGCATGCTGGAGTACGAGCCAGCAAAACGCATCACACTCGCTGCTTCCCTGAGACATCCCTTTTTCCAGAGCAATGCAACTGCCGCCGAGCAGAGCGCCGGCAAGAGTTGGGAGGGCAATCGTGACATCAGCCGGtga
- the clk2a gene encoding dual specificity protein kinase CLK2 isoform X3 — translation MQCIDHRRGGAHVALKIIKNVEKYKEAARLEINVLERINEKDPENNNLCVQMFDWFDYHGHMCISFELLALSTFDFLKENNYLPYPISQVRDMAYQICLAVKFLHENKLTHTDLKPENILFVNSDFAITYNVEKKRDERTLKNTAVRVVDFGSATFDHEHHSTIVSTRHYRAPEVILELGWSQPCDVWSIGSILFEYYLGFTLFQTHDNREHLAMMERILGPVPSRMIRKTRKQKYFYRGRLDWDDNSSAGRYVRENCKPLRRYLLSEAEEHHQLFDLIESMLEYEPAKRITLAASLRHPFFQSNATAAEQSAGKSWEGNRDISR, via the exons ATGCAATGTATTGATCATCGCAG AGGTGGAGCTCATGTCGCTCTAAAGATCATCAAAAACGTAGAGAAGTACAAAGAAGCAGCACGGCTGGAAATTAACGTACTGGAAAGAATCAATGAAAAGGATCCTGAAAATAACAA cttgtgtgtgcagatgtttgACTGGTTCGACTATCACGGCCATATGTGTATAAGCTTTGAGCTACTGGCTCTCAGCACATTTGATTTCctcaaagaaaacaattacCTGCCCTACCCCATCAGCCAAGTGAGAGACATGGCCTACCAGATCTGCCTGGCTGTCAAAT TTTTACATGAGAACAAgctgacacacacagacctgAAACCAGAAAATATCCTGTTTGTCAACTCTGATTTTGCAATCACGTACAATGTGGAGAAG AAGCGTGATGAGCGTACTTTAAAGAACACCGCAGTAAGGGTGGTGGATTTCGGCAGCGCTACATTTGATCACGAGCACCACAGCACCATTGTCTCTACCCGACACTACAGAGCACCAGAAGTGATTCTGG aACTAGGTTGGAGTCAGCCGTGTGACGTGTGGAGTATTGGCTCCATTCTCTTTGAATACTACCTCGGCTTCACTCTTTTTCAG ACACATGATAATCGGGAGCATTTAGCCATGATGGAGAGGATTTTGGGCCCTGTTCCATCTAGGATGATTCGTAAGACAAG GAAACAGAAATACTTTTATCGTGGACGACTGGACTGGGATGACAACTCCTCAGCAGGAAGATACGTAAGAGAAAACTGCAAACCATTACGG AGATATCTTCTTTCTGAAGCGGAAGAGCATCACCAACTCTTTGATCTTATAGAGAGCATGCTGGAGTACGAGCCAGCAAAACGCATCACACTCGCTGCTTCCCTGAGACATCCCTTTTTCCAGAGCAATGCAACTGCCGCCGAGCAGAGCGCCGGCAAGAGTTGGGAGGGCAATCGTGACATCAGCCGGtga